A genomic window from Prunus persica cultivar Lovell chromosome G2, Prunus_persica_NCBIv2, whole genome shotgun sequence includes:
- the LOC109947406 gene encoding protein FAR1-RELATED SEQUENCE 5-like has product MDKIGFIKKDIYNLECSVNGKLRNHDVELVTEYFMAEQKKNEAFYFKIEGDGHDRFSRCFWADATSRRAYGFYGDVVVFDTTFNTNRYDLTFAPMLGVNNHGQTIVLACAFLSKETTESFVWMFEEFKKAMPGGEPKTIITDQDAAMAIAISIAFPSTFHRLCIWHITSKFSVKLPRDAYKEYWPEFQKAIWDTDNKDEFDAKWNIVVTKACLTDHPWLSSMFDLRESWVPAYARQFFAAGMSSSQRAEGEVEVAEGWTK; this is encoded by the exons ATGGATAAAATCggttttatcaaaaaagataTCTACAATCTTGAATGTAGTGTGAATGGGAAGCTGAGGAACCACGATGTTGAACTAGTGACCGAGTATTTTATggctgaacagaaaaaaaatgaggctttttatttcaagattgaGGGAGATGGGCATGACAGGTTTAGTCGATGTTTTTGGGCAGATGCAACTTCTAGACGGGCGTATGGGTTTTATGGAGATGTTGTTGTATTCGATACCACATTCAACACGAATCGATACGACTTGACATTTGCACCAATGTTGGGAGTTAATAACCATGGTCAGACAATTGTGTTAGCATGCGCATTTTTGAGTAAGGAAACGACTGAGTcgtttgtttggatgtttgagGAGTTTAAGAAAGCCATGCCAGGTGGGGAACCTAAAACGATCATTACAGATCAAGATGCGGCAATGGCCATAGCGATTTCAATAGCCTTCCCGAGTACATTTCATCGACTTTGCATATGGCACATCACATCAAAGTTCTCTGTTAAGTTACCACGTGACGCTTATAAGGAGTATTGGCCTGAATTTCAGAAAGCCATATGGGATACTGACAATAAGGATGAGTTTGATGcaaaatggaatattgtggTTACAAAGGCTTGTTTGACTGACCATCCATGGCTAAGttcaatgtttgatttaaGGGAATCTTGGGTTCCAGCCTACGCACGACAATTTTTTGCCGCTGGAATGTCAAGCAGCCAAAGAGCGGAAG gtgaagttgaagttgctgAAGGATGGACCAAGTAA
- the LOC109947407 gene encoding receptor-like protein 12, producing MSIRMLSKLLVLVLFHLVVANFVDSLQQPSCHAEESSALLQFKESFIIDKSASSYGGAYPKVLSWKPAGGGNSSCCSWDGVECDEMTGHVIGLNLSSSYLYGSFDSNSSLFSLVHLQRLSLSDNNFNYSQIPSSIRNFPSLTHLDLSASFFSGQVPSEVSHLSKLTYLDLCCNIEGPNYDPQRLLKLQPSDMRSLVQNLTSLETLSLSFINISSIIPVSLTNLSFLTSLNIKKCDLFGEFPVRIFNLQNLKVLSVRYNQDLTGYFPEFNQSSPLILLKVAFTRFFGTIPSSIGKLNSLQELDVAQCNFSKGLVPSALGNLRQLIYLDISANKFGGPIPDSLANLTQLTVFRISTSYLTGPIPSWLGNFTKLVYLDFSFNHLNGSIPASFSNLTNLEILYLQSNNLSGVVGFQMFQKAQNLYQLQLGSNSLEFVTEQFSNIMDVTVQQFTVLGLSICNLKEFPYFLRNQTKLERLEIAGNKIHGEVPNWMWNISKETLILVDITDNFLSGELPVVIPWVNLLCLRLSNNIFHGRLPVPPPSLLEYGATNNKFTGEISPLLCNMNSLLYLDLSKNNLSGTLPQCLGNFSDGLILLLLGSNSFHGMMPQSFNNRSSLRMIDVSHNQLQGQLPRSLANCVILEYLVLSNNQFNDVFPIWLGTLPELKLLAMPHNEFYGVIGQSRTNIDFPRLRILDLSYNSFKGEIPPLFPNITVNKSTYMYTYVSYDLNGVSIVRSVAYSITLAIKGLDLHYSKIQEGFAAIDISSNKFEGTIPEFVGNLKELHSLNISSNILNGSIPSSLGNLRNLESLDLSHNMLSGRIPQQLTRLTFLGNFDVSHNNLTGPIPQGTQLTSFNSTSYEGNPGLCGDPLPKCGIQEAPQPPPSTEEDSDSGSAQMLEFDLKFGLAGIGSGFVVGVVLADVAITRWHELFLKIVGMVRLTVWKR from the coding sequence ATGTCGATTCGCATGCTCTCCAAACTACTAGTTCTGGTGCTGTTTCATCTTGTGGTTGCGAACTTTGTAGACTCTTTGCAGCAGCCATCTTGCCATGCCGAGGAGAGCTCAGCCTTGCTGCAGTTCAAGGAGAGCTTTATTATTGACAAATCTGCCTCAAGTTATGGCGGTGCTTATCCAAAGGTTTTATCATGGAAACCAGCTGGAGGAGGAAATAGCAGTTGCTGCTCGTGGGATGGCGTGGAGTGTGACGAGATGACGGGTCATGTTATCGGCCTTAATCTGAGCAGCAGTTATCTCTACGGCTCTTTCGACTCCAATAGTAGCCTGTTCAGCTTGGTGCATCTTCAAAGGTTAAGCCTCTCTGATAATAACTTCAATTACTCTCAAATTCCATCTAGCATTAGAAATTTTCCAAGCCTCACTCATCTTGACCTCTCTGcctctttcttttctggtCAAGTACCATCTGAAGTCTCTCACTTGTCTAAGTTGACATACCTTGATCTGTGTTGCAATATTGAAGGACCTAATTATGATCCTCAGCGATTGCTGAAACTTCAACCATCGGACATGAGAAGtctagttcaaaatttaactaGTCTAGAAACTCTTTCTCTCAGTTTCATTAACATATCTTCAATCATACCCGTTTCCTTGacaaatttatcatttttgaCATCCCTTAACATCAAGAAATGTGATCTGTTTGGCGAATTCCCAGTGAGAATTTTCAATTTACAGAACTTAAAAGTTCTTAGTGTGAGATACAATCAAGATCTCACTGGATATTTTCCTGAATTTAATCAAAGTAGTCCTCTCATCTTATTGAAAGTTGCGTTTACTAGGTTTTTCGGAACAATACCTTCTTCGATTGGAAAGCTTAATTCATTGCAAGAGTTGGATGTGGCCCAATGTAATTTTTCAAAAGGGTTGGTTCCATCTGCACTTGGTAATCTTAGACAGCTCATTTATCTAGACATTTCAGCAAACAAATTTGGAGGTCCAATTCCTGATTCCTTGGCAAACCTTACCCAGTTGACTGTGTTTAGGATTAGTACGAGTTATTTAACTGGTCCAATTCCATCTTGGCTAGGTAACTTTACCAAACTAGTTTAcctagatttttcttttaatcattTGAATGGTTCAATTCCCGCCTCATTTTCCAATCTCACCAATCTCGAGATCCTTTATCTACAGTCAAATAACCTGAGCGGTGTAGTGGGGTTTCAAATGTTTCAGAAGGCACAAAATCTCTACCAACTCCAATTGGGTAGTAACAGTTTGGAATTTGTTACTGaacaattttcaaatattatgGATGTAACTGTTCAACAGTTCACCGTTTTGGGCTTGAGTATATGCAATTTAAAAGAGTTCCCatatttcctaagaaatcagACAAAGTTAGAGCGGTTGGAAATAGCAGGAAACAAAATCCATGGCGAAGTACCAAACTGGATGTGGAACATAAGCAAGGAAACTCTGATATTAGTAGACATTACTGATAACTTCCTTTCGGGGGAACTTCCAGTTGTCATACCCTGGGTTAACTTGCTCTGCTTGAGGCTTTCAAACAACATTTTTCATGGACGATTACCGGTCCCTCCACCATCCTTGCTAGAATATGGAGCCACTAACAACAAATTTACTGGAGAAATTTCACCATTGCTTTGCAATATGAATTCTCTTTTGTACCTTGACTTGTCGAAAAATAACTTGAGTGGCACGCTTCCTCAGTGCCTTGGAAACTTTAGTGATGGTCTAATCCTTTTACTTCTTGGAAGCAACTCTTTTCATGGCATGATGCCTCAATCATTCAACAACAGAAGCAGTTTAAGGATGATTGATGTTAGTCATAACCAATTGCAGGGGCAATTACCAAGGTCATTGGCGAATTGTGTGATACTTGAGTATCTGGTTCTGTCAAACAATCAATTCAATGATGTCTTTCCCATTTGGTTGGGGACTCTTCCAGAGTTAAAACTTCTGGCAATGCCCCATAATGAGTTTTATGGTGTAATAGGACAGTCCAGAACAAATATTGACTTCCCCAGATTACGCATTCTTGATTTGTCTTACAACAGTTTCAAAGGTGAGATTCCACCTTTGTTTCCAAATATTACTGTAAACAAGTCAACATACATGTACACATATGTATCCTATGATCTCAATGGTGTTTCTATTGTACGAAGTGTTGCTTATTCAATCACATTAGCAATTAAAGGTTTGGATTTGCACTATTCGAAGATTCAAGAAGGCTTTGCAGCAATTGATATCTCAAGCAACAAATTTGAAGGTACGATTCCGGAATTTGTTGGGAACCTTAAGGAGCTTCACTCACTCAATATTTCCAGCAACATTCTCAATGGTTCAATTCCATCATCCTTGGGGAACTTAAGGAATCTTGAATCGTTGGACCTTTCACACAACATGCTCTCAGGACGGATCCCCCAACAACTGACGAGGCTTACATTCCTTGGGAACTTTGATGTGTCTCACAACAATCTCACAGGTCCTATTCCGCAAGGTACCCAACTTACTTCTTTCAATAGCACTTCATATGAGGGAAACCCAGGATTGTGTGGAGATCCATTACCAAAATGCGGAATTCAAGAGGCCCCTCAACCGCCACCTTCAACTGAAGAAGACAGTGATTCAGGCTCAGCTCAAATGcttgaatttgatttgaaatttgGTTTGGCTGGAATTGGAAGTGGGTTTGTGGTGGGAGTGGTACTCGCAGATGTCGCGATCACAAGATGGCATGAGTTGTTCCTTAAGATCGTTGGAATGGTGAGGCTAACTGTATGGAAAAGGTAG
- the LOC109947408 gene encoding receptor-like protein 12: MNAAIPQFTVLALRLCNLKEFPYFLQNQKKLKRLDLADNKISGEVPNWMWNLSKETLVLLDISGNLFSGELPAVIPWVNLLSLRLSNNIFHGRLPIPPPSLLEYGANNNKFTGEISPLLCNMNSLLYLDLSTNNLNGTLPPCLGNFSEGLLLLLLGSNSFYGMMPQPFNNRSSLRMIDVSQNQLQGQLPRSLANCVMLEYLVLSNNQFSDDFPIWLGTLQELKLLAMRHNGFNGVIGQSRTNVDFIKLRILDLSYNNFRGEIPPLFPDIAVNMSTYMQAQVQYVITDIYLTRNVSYSITLAIKGLDLHYSKILEGFAAIDISSNKFEGKIPEFIGNLTELRSLNISNNILTGSIPSSLGKLTNLESLDLSQNKLSGQIPQQLTQLSFLGTFSVSHNNLIGPIPQGTQLTSFNSTSYEGNPGLCGDPLPNKCGNQEAPQQPFSTEEDSDSGSSRTLEYDLIFARCKAQRAAAASALRDESHKSGEARRPHHSPEELRDTMPKLPFIVPGSQEPSKLNFT; the protein is encoded by the exons ATGAACGCAGCTATTCCACAGTTCACCGTTTTGGCTTTGAGATTATGCAATTTAAAAGAGTTCCCATATTTCctacaaaatcagaaaaaattgaaacggTTGGATCTGGCAGACAACAAAATCAGTGGTGAAGTACCAAATTGGATGTGGAATTTAAGCAAGGAAACTCTGGTACTCCTGGACATTTCTGGAAACTTATTTTCAGGAGAACTTCCAGCTGTCATACCCTGGGTTAACCTGCTCTCTTTGAGGCTTTCAAACAACATTTTTCACGGACGATTACCGATCCCTCCACCATCCTTGCTAGAATATGGAGCCAATAACAACAAATTTACTGGAGAAATTTCACCATTGCTTTGCAATATGAATTCTCTTCTGTACCTTGACTTGTCGACAAATAACTTGAATGGCACGCTTCCTCCGTGTCTCGGAAACTTTAGTGAGGGTCTATTGCTTTTACTTCTTGGAAGCAACTCGTTTTATGGAATGATGCCTCAACCATTCAACAACAGAAGCAGTTTGAGGATGATTGATGTTAGTCAGAACCAATTGCAGGGGCAATTACCGAGGTCATTGGCGAATTGTGTGATGCTTGAGTATCTGGTTCTGTCAAACAATCAATTCAGTGATGATTTTCCCATTTGGTTGGGGACTCTTCAAGAGTTAAAACTTTTGGCAATGCGCCATAATGGGTTTAATGGTGTGATAGGACAGTCTAGAACAAATGTTGACTTCATCAAGTTACGCATTCTTGATTTGTCTTACAACAATTTTAGAGGTGAGATTCCACCTTTGTTTCCAGATATTGCTGTAAACATGTCAACATACATGCAGGCACAAGTACAGTATGTCATCACTGATATTTATCTTACACGAAATGTTTCTTACTCAATCACATTAGCAATTAAAGGTTTGGATTTGCACTATTCGAAGATTCTAGAAGGCTTTGCAGCCATTGATATCTCAAGCAATAAATTTGAAGGGAAGATTCCAGAGTTCATTGGGAACCTTACGGAGCTTCGCTCTCTCAATATTTCCAACAACATTCTCACTGGTTCCATCCCATCATCCCTTGGCAAGTTAACGAATCTTGAATCTCTGGACCTTTCACAAAACAAGCTCTCAGGGCAGATCCCCCAACAACTGACGCAGCTTTCATTCCTTGGGACCTTTAGTGTGTCTCACAACAATCTCATAGGTCCTATACCTCAAGGAACCCAACTTACTTCATTCAACAGCACTTCATATGAGGGAAACCCAGGATTGTGTGGAGATCCATTACCAAATAAATGTGGAAATCAAGAGGCCCCTCAACAGCCATTTTCAACTGAAGAAGACAGTGATTCAGGCTCATCTCGAACTCTTGAATATGATTTGATATTTG CAAGATGTAAAGCACAAAGAGCTGCTGCCGCTTCTGCACTAAGGGATGAATCACATAAAAGTGGGGAAGCCAGACGACCACACCATTCCCCAGAGGAATTACGAGACACAATGCCAAAGCTGCCCTTCATTGTGCCAGGAAGCCAAGAACCATCAAAGTTGAATTTTACGTAG